One stretch of Schistocerca nitens isolate TAMUIC-IGC-003100 chromosome 11, iqSchNite1.1, whole genome shotgun sequence DNA includes these proteins:
- the LOC126212644 gene encoding zinc finger protein 239-like encodes MREGDQALSATNSEKLECSDHENNISFECVQEGIVEQTEEHPSCKVPRKTFKKSFKDKNNTHILKEAEEKLERCNDCGILCKSDHVHVHTVLIAKRHHKCDVCGKMFTQLSNLKKHRLIHTGERPHECDVCGKSFTERGNLTKHEFIHTGQRPHKCGICGKSFTHSGHLKAHCLIHTGKRPHKCDVCAKSFTERCTLKTHGKRPHECNVCGKSFTERGNLKKHELIHTGQRPHKCDVCGKSFTLSANLKRHELIHTGQRPHKCGICGKSFTHSGHLKKHELIHTGQRPHKCDVCGKSFTRL; translated from the exons ATGAGGGAGGGTGACCAAGCATTATCTGCTACCAACAGTGAGAAACTTGAATGCAGTGATCATGAAAACAATATCTCCTTCGAGTGTGTACAAGAAGGAATTGTGGAACAAACTGAGGAGCACCCTTCGTGCAAGGTACCcaggaaaacttttaaaaaatcctttaaggacaaaaataatacacatattTTGAAAGAAGCTGAAGAGAAACTCGAAAGATGTAATGACtgtggaattttgtgtaaaagtgaCCATGTTCATGTCCACACTGTGTTAATTGCAAAGAGACATCACAAATGTGATGTTTGTGGTAAAATGTTTACTCAGTTAAGCAATCTTAAGAAACACAGATTAATACACACTGGAGAGAGACCCCACGAATGCGATGTTTGTGGGAAATCGTTTACTGAAAGGGGCAATCTGACGAAACACGAATTCATACATACTGGacagagaccacacaaatgcggtatctgtggaaaatcatttactcaCTCGGGCCATCTCAAGGCCCACTGTTTAATACACACAGGAAagagaccacacaaatgcgatgTGTGTGCAAAATCGTTTACTGAAAGGTGCACTCTCAAGACACATG GAAAGAGACCCCACGAATGCAATGTTTGTGGGAAATCATTTACTGAAAGGGGCAATCTGAAGAAacatgaattaatacacactggacagaggccacacaaatgcgatgtctgtggaaaatcatttactctCTCGGCAAATCTCAAGAGacatgaattaatacacactggacagagaccacacaaatgcggtatctgtggaaaatcatttactcaCTCGGGCCATCTCAAGAAACAcgaattaatacacactggacagagaccacacaaatgcgatgtctgtggaaaatcatttactcg GTTATGA